A genomic segment from Methanoplanus limicola DSM 2279 encodes:
- a CDS encoding tetratricopeptide repeat protein, with product MSISLGMYYNNNFNRYDEALESADKAIEINPEYGLAWLLKGYVLLNIANISEAEFSFENAIS from the coding sequence GTGTCAATCTCTTTGGGAATGTATTACAACAATAACTTCAACAGGTATGATGAAGCTCTGGAAAGTGCGGATAAAGCTATTGAAATCAATCCCGAATATGGTCTCGCATGGCTTTTGAAAGGATATGTCCTGCTCAACATTGCCAATATCAGCGAAGCGGAGTTTTCATTTGAAAATGCAATTTCATAA
- a CDS encoding DUF1016 N-terminal domain-containing protein, translating into MQLSKSLTEEFGRGFSKSNLEYMRRFFVEYKNEFTEISQKASGESDYLRSPVAIAQTLSGQLRLPNLSWSHYVFLMGINNRD; encoded by the coding sequence ATTCAGCTTTCAAAAAGTCTAACTGAAGAATTTGGAAGGGGATTTTCAAAAAGCAATCTTGAATATATGCGCAGATTTTTTGTAGAATACAAAAATGAATTCACTGAAATTTCCCAGAAAGCGTCCGGGGAATCTGATTATTTAAGAAGTCCTGTAGCAATCGCCCAGACACTGTCTGGGCAATTAAGATTACCAAATCTTAGCTGGTCTCACTATGTATTCCTGATGGGAATAAATAACAGAGATTAA
- a CDS encoding winged helix-turn-helix domain-containing protein has translation MIIDEIILDSKKIGALSSSSRVQILKLLNMRNMTVTEIASTLNYSNSTVHQHLAQLVESGFVDKREDGHKWKYYSLSASGKAILNPAKKYNVFFVLSSLILFTVSIFSIVIYIKGFVVKSDFQPIMHEPLFFFIGELFLLVCIAFLVIFYRRKKYSQILKRYGL, from the coding sequence ATGATAATTGATGAAATCATTCTTGATTCCAAGAAGATTGGAGCATTATCATCTTCTTCAAGGGTACAGATCTTAAAGCTGCTTAATATGCGAAATATGACCGTTACTGAGATTGCGAGTACATTGAATTATTCTAATTCAACTGTCCATCAGCATCTGGCTCAACTTGTTGAGTCAGGTTTTGTGGATAAAAGGGAAGATGGCCACAAATGGAAGTATTATTCACTTTCAGCCTCAGGGAAGGCAATACTAAATCCTGCTAAAAAATATAATGTATTTTTTGTGCTTTCTTCACTTATTTTGTTTACAGTTTCAATATTTTCTATTGTGATTTATATAAAGGGTTTTGTAGTTAAGTCTGATTTTCAGCCAATTATGCATGAACCTTTATTTTTCTTTATTGGAGAATTATTTTTATTGGTTTGTATTGCTTTTTTAGTCATATTTTACCGGAGGAAAAAATATTCTCAAATATTGAAGAGGTATGGTCTGTAA
- a CDS encoding PepSY domain-containing protein: MKRILILTLIVAVIISAAAVMANNSFNYSEDEIAENSLHAFFGEKDQAVKYVGTGKNHYGEYYQFSTECGGNYYVDAGTYTVSRAEFPFEWSETNTVKISLEDAEQNAYNFIKEKSSLSGIDKSDLIDSSLLNHGSYKEYKFVFRDVKDGVLLFNSAIVSVNPYSGDIISYVSVDKNLEISLAPEISEEKAIEIATNQFDNIRIVKKDAKIIVDYPDGTEQKLLWLVVIEGEPDNYILRGGSVIIDALSGEVYLKSSFK; the protein is encoded by the coding sequence ATGAAAAGAATTCTTATATTGACATTGATAGTTGCAGTTATAATTTCTGCAGCAGCTGTAATGGCAAATAATTCCTTCAATTATTCTGAAGATGAAATTGCAGAAAATTCGCTTCATGCATTTTTTGGGGAAAAGGATCAGGCTGTTAAATATGTAGGAACTGGAAAAAATCACTATGGAGAATATTATCAATTTTCCACTGAATGTGGCGGGAATTATTATGTAGATGCTGGTACCTATACAGTCAGCCGTGCAGAATTTCCTTTTGAATGGTCAGAGACAAATACTGTTAAGATTAGTTTAGAAGACGCAGAACAAAATGCTTATAATTTCATAAAAGAAAAGTCCTCATTATCGGGTATTGATAAATCTGATCTTATAGACTCTTCATTATTGAACCATGGAAGTTATAAGGAGTATAAATTTGTATTCAGAGATGTAAAAGATGGTGTTTTACTCTTTAATTCCGCAATTGTGTCTGTAAATCCGTATTCTGGTGATATAATTTCCTATGTGTCTGTTGATAAAAATTTAGAAATCTCTCTTGCGCCTGAAATAAGCGAAGAAAAGGCAATAGAAATCGCAACAAATCAATTTGACAACATCAGGATTGTGAAAAAGGATGCAAAAATTATTGTTGATTATCCAGATGGAACTGAGCAGAAATTATTGTGGCTTGTAGTTATTGAAGGAGAGCCTGATAATTATATACTTCGTGGGGGATCTGTGATTATTGATGCTCTTTCAGGTGAAGTTTACTTGAAAAGTTCATTCAAATAA
- a CDS encoding AlbA family DNA-binding domain-containing protein gives MMTESNRIEYKQELTESLEKEVVAFLNTSEGGVIYLGIDKAGNVFGLSDADEIQLKVKDRLRNNIRPSCLGLFDVIHELRNGKDLVRIVLAGGSEKPYYLRKYGMTEKGCFIRIGSASDPMPARMIKELFAKRVRNSIGNIRSPRQDLSFEQLRIYYQEKGFNLGDKFASNLELLTKEGGFNGVTKTKEMV, from the coding sequence ATGATGACAGAATCCAACCGCATTGAGTATAAACAGGAGTTAACGGAATCTCTTGAAAAGGAGGTTGTGGCCTTTTTAAATACATCTGAAGGTGGTGTTATTTATCTGGGGATTGATAAGGCGGGAAATGTGTTCGGTCTGAGTGACGCTGATGAGATCCAGCTAAAGGTTAAGGATAGGTTAAGAAACAATATCCGGCCGTCATGCCTTGGGTTATTTGATGTTATTCATGAATTGCGGAATGGAAAAGATCTCGTCAGGATTGTATTGGCTGGTGGTTCTGAGAAGCCATATTATCTCCGGAAATATGGGATGACAGAAAAGGGATGCTTCATCCGGATTGGCAGTGCAAGTGATCCAATGCCGGCACGTATGATCAAAGAATTGTTTGCAAAACGGGTTCGCAATTCCATCGGTAATATAAGGTCCCCACGACAGGATCTCAGTTTTGAACAGCTTCGTATATATTATCAGGAAAAGGGATTTAATCTTGGAGATAAATTTGCCTCAAATCTCGAACTGTTAACTAAAGAGGGTGGTTTTAATGGAGTAACCAAGACTAAAGAGATGGTTTAG
- a CDS encoding V-type ATP synthase subunit D — protein sequence MALKDVKPTRSELIALKKKIKLSERGYNILKMKRDGLILEFFKVLEDAKESRGALAEGYERATGMIAMANTVEGSIRVKAAAMAVKEKPQITLKEKNIMGVVVPEIESSAVKKSVTQRGYGVLGTSAVIDDTASSFEDLVDAIIQAAEIETTMKRLLDEIESTKRRVNALEFKVIPELSEARDFIKMRLDEMERDEIVRLKKIRAKTQAK from the coding sequence ATGGCGCTTAAAGATGTAAAGCCGACCCGCTCTGAGCTTATTGCTTTAAAGAAGAAGATTAAGCTCTCAGAGCGTGGCTATAACATCCTCAAGATGAAGCGCGACGGACTGATCCTTGAATTTTTCAAGGTTTTAGAAGATGCAAAGGAAAGCCGGGGTGCTCTTGCCGAGGGCTATGAGCGTGCAACCGGTATGATTGCAATGGCAAATACAGTTGAGGGTTCAATCAGGGTTAAGGCAGCTGCAATGGCTGTCAAGGAAAAACCCCAGATTACTCTTAAGGAGAAGAACATCATGGGTGTTGTTGTTCCTGAGATTGAGTCTTCAGCTGTTAAAAAGAGTGTTACACAGCGTGGTTATGGTGTTCTCGGAACATCAGCGGTTATTGATGATACTGCCTCCTCCTTTGAGGATCTGGTCGATGCTATCATTCAGGCTGCTGAGATTGAGACCACTATGAAGCGTCTTCTCGATGAAATCGAGTCGACAAAGCGCCGTGTCAATGCTCTGGAGTTCAAGGTAATCCCGGAACTTTCCGAAGCACGTGACTTCATTAAAATGAGGCTTGATGAGATGGAAAGGGACGAAATCGTCCGTCTCAAAAAGATCCGGGCCAAAACCCAGGCCAAATAA
- a CDS encoding PepSY domain-containing protein codes for MEIKSEVTVLLALAVVLLILIFVPSGYSGEIVTADDRGTEYSAGNSEESGVLASLAGIAGEDAAKTAVINFLANSSVILKYEGTGESYYGDYYKFSTDGGERYYVNSETLEITLAHFPVNWSETLDVRIEPEDAEDIARDYIAEKTSASNAEKLEITESKLLDHGAYKEYSITFNEIKDRVYLPNSALISLNPSTGEIITYMAISGETEVSLVPEISEDEALEIAKDQFDGIVVTESDARLIVDCPAGTEQKLLWRVDIKGKPKNYISVGGIVLIDAVTGEVILKDPYL; via the coding sequence ATGGAAATAAAAAGTGAAGTTACAGTTCTTCTGGCACTTGCAGTGGTTCTGTTAATTCTGATTTTTGTCCCATCAGGATATTCAGGTGAAATTGTGACCGCAGATGATCGTGGAACAGAATATTCTGCTGGTAATTCTGAAGAATCCGGTGTTTTGGCCAGTCTGGCGGGCATTGCCGGAGAAGATGCTGCAAAAACCGCTGTTATTAATTTTCTGGCTAATTCATCTGTGATTTTAAAATATGAAGGCACTGGTGAATCTTATTATGGAGACTATTATAAATTCTCAACGGATGGTGGAGAGAGGTATTATGTTAATTCGGAAACTCTGGAGATTACCCTTGCACATTTTCCGGTTAACTGGAGTGAGACTCTTGATGTCAGGATAGAACCTGAGGACGCAGAGGATATTGCCCGTGACTATATCGCAGAAAAGACATCTGCATCAAATGCAGAAAAACTTGAAATTACCGAATCAAAGCTCCTTGATCACGGGGCTTACAAAGAATACTCGATAACGTTTAATGAAATAAAAGACAGAGTTTACCTCCCAAATTCGGCATTAATCTCACTAAATCCTTCAACGGGAGAGATTATTACTTATATGGCAATAAGCGGGGAGACTGAGGTTTCACTTGTTCCGGAGATCAGTGAAGATGAGGCTCTTGAGATTGCAAAAGATCAGTTTGACGGAATTGTTGTGACTGAATCGGATGCACGGCTTATTGTCGACTGTCCGGCCGGAACAGAGCAGAAACTTCTCTGGCGGGTCGATATTAAAGGAAAACCAAAGAATTACATCTCTGTGGGTGGGATAGTTCTCATTGATGCAGTGACAGGGGAAGTTATTCTGAAAGATCCTTACCTTTGA
- a CDS encoding ArsR/SmtB family transcription factor, with product MEDSEYIIDKNIINSLSSDTRINVLKLLSVRKKTNSELSKDLSLQESTVHYHLKKMESAGLIISKEDGHKWIYYELTPFGKAVTGSDNNSRFSIIISSILNFTIAFAAIYTYYTIPRLQMSLSIPLFDDPYFPLFIIAIGAVVLQIIILWKNRVLLKI from the coding sequence ATGGAAGATTCTGAATATATTATAGATAAAAACATTATTAATTCATTGTCCTCAGATACCCGGATAAATGTACTTAAATTGCTTTCTGTCCGGAAAAAAACTAATTCAGAACTTTCAAAGGATCTTTCCCTTCAGGAATCAACTGTGCATTACCATCTTAAAAAGATGGAATCTGCCGGTCTTATTATATCAAAAGAGGATGGTCACAAATGGATATATTATGAACTTACTCCTTTTGGAAAAGCTGTTACAGGTTCTGATAATAATTCCAGATTTTCGATTATAATCTCTTCAATTCTGAACTTTACAATTGCGTTTGCTGCAATTTATACTTATTACACAATTCCCCGTCTTCAAATGAGTTTAAGTATTCCACTATTTGATGATCCATATTTTCCACTGTTTATTATTGCAATTGGGGCAGTAGTATTACAGATAATTATTTTGTGGAAAAACCGGGTATTGCTAAAAATATAA
- a CDS encoding ATP-binding protein, producing MHGYFSVDNKIISHDNCLLFANTLPKCANHLFICLLIFIHATASEGGVIYLGIDKAGNVFGLSDADEIQLKVKDRLRNNIRPSCLGLFDVIHELRNGKDLVRIVLAGGSEKPYYLRKYGMTEKGCFIRIGSASDPMPARMIEELFAKRVRNSIGNIRSPRQDLSFEQLRIYYQEKGFNLGDKFASNLELLTKEGDYNYAAYLLADDNGNSVQVARYRGPDRVDLIESNEYGYCSLIKSCKQVLDRLEVENRTVTKITSKERINIRLWNAVALRETVINAIIHNDYTSGAVPKFEIFQDRIEITSAGTVAPGIAREEFFAGYSIPRNKILMRIFKYLGIVEYLGSGMPRILKAYPRESFLFTANFVRTVFPMDSGALELQQTGTVTKIMENTAQKSSQKSSQKSSQKILQLVKDNNSITTTEMAECLKISRRAVAKQIDKLKEAGKLKRIGPDKGGHWEVLGEY from the coding sequence TTGCACGGTTACTTTTCTGTAGACAATAAGATAATTTCGCACGACAATTGTTTATTGTTTGCCAATACTTTGCCCAAATGTGCTAATCATTTATTCATTTGTCTATTAATTTTTATTCACGCAACAGCCTCTGAAGGTGGTGTTATTTATCTGGGGATTGATAAGGCGGGAAATGTGTTCGGTCTGAGTGACGCTGATGAGATCCAGCTAAAGGTTAAGGACAGGTTAAGAAACAATATCCGGCCGTCATGCCTTGGGTTATTTGATGTTATTCATGAATTGCGGAATGGAAAAGATCTCGTCAGGATTGTATTGGCTGGTGGTTCTGAGAAGCCATATTATCTCCGGAAATATGGGATGACAGAAAAGGGATGCTTCATCCGGATTGGCAGTGCAAGTGATCCAATGCCGGCACGTATGATCGAAGAATTGTTTGCAAAACGGGTTCGCAATTCCATCGGTAATATAAGGTCCCCACGACAGGACCTCAGTTTTGAACAGCTTCGTATATATTATCAGGAAAAGGGATTTAATCTTGGAGATAAATTTGCCTCAAATCTCGAACTGTTAACTAAAGAGGGTGATTATAATTATGCAGCTTATCTTCTTGCTGATGATAACGGAAATTCGGTTCAGGTTGCCAGGTACCGTGGTCCGGACAGGGTTGACCTGATTGAAAGCAATGAATATGGCTATTGTTCTTTGATTAAATCCTGTAAACAGGTTCTTGATCGACTGGAGGTTGAGAACCGTACTGTAACGAAGATTACTTCTAAAGAACGAATCAATATACGCCTGTGGAATGCCGTTGCTTTACGTGAGACTGTAATTAATGCCATTATTCACAATGACTATACCAGTGGGGCTGTCCCGAAGTTTGAAATTTTCCAGGATCGTATCGAAATTACTTCTGCCGGAACTGTTGCACCTGGTATTGCACGTGAGGAGTTTTTTGCCGGTTACTCAATTCCACGTAACAAAATACTTATGCGGATCTTTAAGTATTTGGGTATTGTAGAATATCTTGGTTCAGGTATGCCTCGTATTCTTAAGGCCTATCCAAGGGAATCTTTTCTTTTTACTGCAAACTTTGTCCGTACCGTCTTTCCTATGGATTCTGGTGCGCTGGAACTTCAACAGACTGGAACTGTAACCAAAATAATGGAAAACACCGCTCAGAAAAGTTCACAGAAAAGTTCACAGAAAAGTTCACAGAAAATTTTGCAGCTTGTCAAAGATAATAATAGTATTACCACAACAGAAATGGCAGAATGTCTTAAAATTAGCAGAAGGGCAGTTGCAAAACAGATAGATAAGCTAAAAGAGGCTGGCAAACTAAAACGCATTGGTCCTGACAAAGGTGGACACTGGGAAGTTTTGGGTGAGTATTAA
- a CDS encoding LolA family protein has translation MICLCLVLLLVTASFIAGCTESGQKNPDAGELKNKYLENAGKIEDYQSEYHSKKDGLIFFDWKKPSEYRMEYRDSTKNAPGTLLLMNKTTAVRYDAEENTYRIMPEIAYLPRHDYQNMIRRAVRDEKFTITDTVQADERMLYNIEILTEPWSDKYTDYISSKICAQIDPQSGLAWNITTYYPSDTLNDIIEYKKIEVNTGIPEERFSFSPPSGSGLGCESKSPLSCAAGKNDSDRDCTEDLLTQPIGGFSGNRFLIALYNYDRAERISDPDPSGSVNYTFYSRNMEPGIVKYEICRVAGLYEATPLPLPRNFTVAVEPREFAAEPGKIYTSEVTVHLQPESEIDNLWLYLHADVEGAPGAVTDDWVRVSADDGTPMSGAGLWHFYQGKGEYCQDLLVVSQGESGHAQFHISTGELDTGTVTMKLKTVPCSLDHGPVGEDERPPWPEGIDVSVKPERFTARSFADYYIDMIFSVDSTVKPGDYCFSVQLRTPTGGFDYSAFTLRVIRGEK, from the coding sequence TTGATATGTCTGTGTCTGGTGCTTCTTCTTGTAACAGCCTCTTTTATTGCAGGATGCACGGAAAGCGGGCAGAAAAACCCTGACGCAGGCGAACTAAAAAATAAGTATCTTGAAAATGCAGGCAAAATTGAGGATTATCAGTCTGAATATCACTCAAAAAAAGACGGCCTTATTTTCTTCGACTGGAAAAAACCTTCAGAATACCGTATGGAATACCGGGACAGCACAAAAAATGCTCCCGGAACACTTCTTCTGATGAATAAAACAACAGCAGTACGCTATGATGCCGAAGAGAACACATACAGGATCATGCCTGAGATAGCATATCTTCCCCGGCATGATTACCAGAATATGATCCGGAGAGCTGTCAGGGATGAGAAATTCACCATAACTGATACAGTGCAGGCTGACGAGCGTATGCTGTATAATATAGAGATCCTGACCGAACCCTGGTCAGACAAATACACTGATTATATCAGCTCAAAGATCTGCGCCCAGATAGATCCACAGTCAGGGCTTGCATGGAATATCACCACATATTACCCGTCAGATACGTTAAACGATATCATAGAGTACAAAAAAATCGAAGTGAATACAGGCATACCTGAAGAGAGATTCTCGTTCTCTCCTCCATCCGGTTCAGGACTTGGGTGTGAAAGTAAAAGTCCTCTGTCTTGTGCGGCTGGAAAAAATGACTCTGATAGAGACTGCACAGAAGATCTGCTGACACAGCCTATAGGCGGTTTTAGCGGGAACAGATTCTTAATTGCCCTCTACAACTATGACAGGGCAGAAAGGATAAGTGATCCTGACCCTTCAGGCTCTGTAAACTACACATTCTACTCCAGAAACATGGAGCCCGGAATCGTGAAATATGAAATATGCCGTGTTGCAGGACTTTATGAGGCCACTCCTCTCCCCCTGCCCCGAAATTTTACCGTTGCCGTTGAGCCTCGTGAATTTGCGGCAGAGCCCGGGAAGATATATACATCTGAGGTGACAGTTCACCTTCAGCCTGAATCTGAAATTGACAACCTGTGGCTTTACCTGCACGCCGATGTCGAAGGTGCGCCTGGTGCAGTAACCGATGACTGGGTAAGGGTGTCAGCTGATGACGGGACTCCTATGAGTGGTGCAGGACTCTGGCATTTCTACCAGGGCAAAGGCGAATACTGTCAGGATCTCCTGGTAGTTTCACAGGGAGAAAGCGGACATGCACAGTTTCACATCAGTACAGGCGAGCTTGACACTGGTACAGTGACAATGAAGCTTAAAACAGTGCCCTGCAGCCTGGATCATGGGCCTGTTGGTGAGGATGAACGCCCCCCGTGGCCTGAGGGGATAGATGTGTCGGTAAAGCCTGAAAGATTTACAGCCAGAAGTTTTGCTGATTATTACATTGATATGATATTTTCAGTTGATTCTACGGTTAAACCCGGGGATTACTGCTTCAGTGTACAGCTGAGGACACCTACGGGAGGTTTTGATTATTCAGCATTCACGCTCAGGGTTATCAGGGGTGAAAAATAA
- a CDS encoding helix-turn-helix domain-containing protein translates to MMNQIGERIHAARKGKGLSLRAMGEIIGVSQTAVSKYEKGEIVPDSGMLIRIANSTSKSPDFFFRQNKVKLLEPNYRCRKSLGKKEQDIIHAKTVDWLERYLEIEHISDEKIEIDLPDKKNCHADTLADIENIAVKIRKHWNLGLDPIDNLIDSFEMHGIKVGLIDADSRFDALTFRHNSQPVIAVAKNIPGDRQRFNLAHELGHIILDLNPEIDEEKAAHRFAGAFLIPEEMIKYELREKRKSIDINELYRLKHKYGISMKALVHRAADLEIIPDKVAVRYYREFSKKGWNKKEPGRPFPGERPSHMELLILRAQAEEKITRNRAAELFGEPLTNILNDGSEQKVVNG, encoded by the coding sequence ATGATGAATCAGATAGGCGAGAGAATACATGCAGCCCGTAAAGGCAAAGGGCTTAGCCTCAGGGCAATGGGAGAGATAATAGGTGTATCACAGACTGCGGTCTCAAAATATGAAAAGGGTGAGATTGTACCGGATTCCGGAATGCTGATCAGGATTGCTAACAGCACCAGTAAAAGTCCGGACTTCTTTTTCAGGCAGAATAAAGTTAAATTACTGGAACCAAACTACCGCTGCAGAAAAAGCCTTGGAAAAAAAGAACAGGACATTATCCATGCAAAAACTGTTGACTGGCTTGAGAGATATCTGGAAATAGAGCATATCAGTGATGAGAAAATTGAGATTGATCTCCCGGATAAGAAGAACTGCCACGCAGATACTCTTGCAGATATTGAAAATATCGCCGTTAAAATCAGAAAACACTGGAATCTGGGGTTAGATCCAATAGATAATTTAATTGACAGTTTTGAGATGCACGGAATAAAAGTCGGACTTATTGATGCAGACAGCAGATTTGATGCACTTACTTTCCGGCATAACAGTCAGCCCGTAATAGCGGTTGCAAAAAACATTCCCGGAGACAGACAGAGGTTCAACCTTGCGCACGAACTTGGCCACATAATTCTTGATTTAAACCCGGAAATTGATGAGGAAAAAGCGGCACACAGATTTGCCGGAGCATTTCTGATTCCGGAAGAGATGATAAAATATGAACTCCGGGAGAAGAGAAAATCAATTGATATAAACGAACTCTACCGCCTGAAGCATAAATATGGCATCAGCATGAAGGCTCTTGTGCATCGTGCCGCCGATCTGGAAATAATTCCTGACAAAGTTGCAGTCAGGTATTACAGAGAATTTTCAAAGAAAGGATGGAATAAAAAAGAGCCGGGCCGGCCATTCCCAGGCGAAAGGCCGTCACATATGGAACTATTAATCCTGAGAGCACAGGCTGAGGAAAAAATTACCAGAAACCGGGCAGCAGAACTTTTCGGTGAACCACTGACAAACATCCTAAACGATGGCAGTGAACAGAAGGTGGTAAATGGATAA
- a CDS encoding PDDEXK nuclease domain-containing protein, translating to MKDPFVLEFLGLDERERYSESELESAIIDKLENFLLELGKGFLFEARQKRFTFDSENYYVDLVFYNRLLRCYVLIDLKIGKLSHENLGQMQMYVNYYDRHVKLDDEKPTVGIILCKTKNDALVKLTLPEDGNVYASRYQLYLPSKEELRKKLIEWSEEST from the coding sequence ATTAAAGATCCATTCGTTCTCGAATTTCTCGGACTTGATGAGAGAGAAAGATATTCCGAAAGCGAACTTGAATCCGCAATAATAGACAAATTAGAGAATTTCCTGCTTGAACTTGGAAAAGGATTTTTATTTGAAGCACGCCAGAAAAGATTCACATTTGACTCTGAAAATTATTATGTCGATCTGGTATTCTATAACAGACTGCTTAGGTGTTATGTCCTAATAGATCTGAAAATAGGAAAACTATCGCATGAAAACCTCGGACAGATGCAGATGTATGTCAATTACTATGACAGGCATGTAAAACTGGACGATGAAAAGCCAACAGTCGGAATAATTCTTTGCAAAACCAAAAATGATGCACTTGTAAAGCTCACACTTCCGGAAGACGGAAATGTATATGCATCACGCTACCAGCTGTACCTCCCGTCAAAAGAAGAACTCCGGAAAAAGCTCATAGAATGGTCTGAAGAGAGCACATAG
- a CDS encoding V-type ATP synthase subunit B — protein MKEYRTIQKVQGPLVFVEKTEPVGYNELVNIVQADGTTKRGQVLDTSDDIVVVQVFETTAGIGRDAGVRFTGETIKMPVGHEMLGRILSGGGKPKDGGPEIVPEKKIDINGAAINPYARASPSEFIQTGISTIDATNTLVRGQKLPIFSGAGLPHNEIALQIARQAKVPGSTEEFAVVFAAMGITKEEENQFMADFERTGALEHAVVFLNLADDPAVERIITPRLALTTAEYLAFELGYHVLVILTDMTNYCEALRQIGAAREEVPGRRGYPGYMYTDLASLYERAGIIKGNKGSVTQLSILTMPGDDITHPIPDLSGYITEGQIVVNRELHRKGIYPPINVMPSLSRLMNLGIGEGKTRDDHKKVSDQMYAGYAEGVDLRGLVAIVGKDALSERDQLFLEFADLFEGRFVRQGHDEDRSIADSLDLGWELLSSLPEDQLTRIDRDLIRKYHPKYRKE, from the coding sequence ATGAAAGAATATCGCACTATTCAGAAGGTTCAGGGGCCTCTTGTATTTGTTGAGAAGACTGAGCCTGTCGGATACAATGAGCTTGTAAACATTGTCCAGGCGGACGGGACCACAAAGCGTGGTCAGGTCCTCGATACATCTGATGATATTGTGGTTGTTCAGGTCTTTGAGACCACAGCAGGTATCGGCAGGGATGCAGGTGTCCGCTTCACTGGTGAGACCATCAAGATGCCTGTCGGACATGAGATGCTTGGACGTATTCTCTCCGGCGGCGGTAAGCCAAAGGACGGAGGACCTGAGATTGTTCCTGAGAAGAAGATCGACATCAACGGTGCTGCTATCAATCCATATGCACGTGCATCACCGTCTGAGTTTATCCAGACCGGAATTTCGACCATTGATGCGACAAACACACTTGTCCGTGGTCAGAAGCTTCCTATATTCTCCGGTGCAGGTCTTCCGCACAATGAGATTGCTCTTCAGATTGCACGTCAGGCAAAGGTTCCCGGATCAACCGAGGAGTTTGCTGTAGTTTTTGCTGCAATGGGTATCACAAAGGAAGAGGAGAATCAGTTTATGGCTGATTTCGAGCGTACAGGTGCTCTTGAGCATGCTGTTGTATTCCTCAACCTTGCAGATGATCCTGCTGTAGAGCGTATCATCACCCCGCGTCTTGCACTTACAACTGCTGAGTACCTTGCATTTGAGCTTGGATATCACGTTCTGGTTATCCTGACTGATATGACAAACTACTGTGAGGCTCTCCGTCAGATTGGTGCAGCACGTGAGGAAGTGCCCGGAAGACGTGGATATCCGGGTTACATGTACACTGATCTTGCATCACTCTACGAGCGTGCAGGTATTATCAAGGGCAACAAGGGATCTGTTACTCAGCTTTCAATCCTTACAATGCCTGGTGATGATATCACACACCCGATTCCTGATCTCTCAGGTTATATTACCGAGGGTCAGATTGTGGTCAACCGTGAACTTCACAGGAAGGGTATCTACCCGCCGATCAATGTCATGCCGTCACTGTCACGTCTGATGAACCTTGGTATCGGAGAGGGCAAGACCCGCGACGATCACAAGAAGGTATCTGATCAGATGTATGCAGGATATGCGGAGGGTGTTGATCTCCGTGGTCTTGTGGCTATCGTCGGTAAGGATGCTTTATCAGAGCGTGATCAGCTCTTCCTCGAATTCGCTGACCTCTTTGAGGGCAGATTTGTCCGCCAGGGCCATGATGAGGACCGCTCAATTGCGGATTCACTTGATCTCGGCTGGGAGCTTCTCTCGTCACTTCCGGAAGACCAGCTTACACGTATTGACCGTGACCTGATCAGGAAGTATCACCCTAAGTACAGAAAGGAGTGA